Proteins encoded by one window of Maliibacterium massiliense:
- a CDS encoding PHP domain-containing protein, translated as MAFRMDMHVHTAETSPCGKVPAADVVALYKQRGYDGIVITDHYFNKFFKDKTLLTWREQMDLYLAGYRAAKAAGDALGLMVLQGMELRFKGASDDFLVYGVDEAFLMDYPRLHLLDLPTVRQIALQHKLMIVQAHPFRSPCRRANPRLLDGSEVFNGNMRHANYNIIARNWAKRNNLLMFSASDAHVRADIGTAAMVFPRAPRDMADLLGMIRAKTFKRNMGQ; from the coding sequence ATGGCTTTTCGCATGGACATGCATGTGCATACCGCCGAGACCAGCCCCTGCGGCAAGGTGCCCGCTGCGGACGTGGTGGCGCTCTACAAGCAGCGCGGCTACGACGGCATTGTGATTACGGACCACTACTTCAACAAGTTTTTCAAGGATAAAACCCTGCTTACGTGGCGGGAGCAGATGGATCTCTACCTGGCGGGCTACCGCGCGGCCAAAGCCGCGGGCGATGCGCTGGGGCTGATGGTGCTGCAGGGCATGGAGCTGCGCTTTAAGGGCGCGAGCGACGATTTTCTGGTGTACGGCGTGGACGAGGCGTTTTTGATGGACTATCCGCGGCTGCACCTGCTGGATCTGCCCACGGTGCGCCAGATCGCGCTGCAGCACAAACTGATGATCGTGCAGGCGCACCCTTTCCGCTCCCCCTGCAGGCGCGCCAACCCGCGCCTGCTCGACGGCAGCGAGGTGTTCAACGGCAATATGCGCCACGCCAATTACAACATCATCGCGCGCAACTGGGCCAAGCGCAACAATCTTCTGATGTTCTCGGCGAGCGACGCGCACGTGCGCGCCGATATCGGCACCGCAGCCATGGTGTTTCCGCGCGCGCCAAGGGATATGGCCGATTTGCTGGGCATGATCCGCGCCAAAACGTTCAAGCGCAACATGGGACAGTGA
- a CDS encoding amidohydrolase family protein, with amino-acid sequence MFCDQLVMDIHVHAFPDALAPRAISALEARGGVHALTDGSVRGVLAHMEGSGVDVSVLQPVATSGRQVRRINDWVLGLHDARLRAFGAMHPDAPDMEQELDRLHRAGVRGVKMHTEYQQVRLDDARMAPIYAGLQARGMALLLHVGCDIGYAAPYHADAGDVRKVAEQYPALTLIAAHMGQWLHPECVLRALAGRANNVYIDTSFSLGYMSDALFIKLARTHGIERVLFGSDLPWGDAGKDIARIGAMALTDAEKHAIFSGNAKRLLGEA; translated from the coding sequence ATGTTTTGCGATCAACTGGTAATGGATATACATGTGCACGCGTTTCCCGACGCGCTGGCGCCGCGCGCCATCTCCGCGCTGGAGGCCCGCGGAGGCGTGCACGCCCTGACGGACGGCAGCGTGCGCGGCGTGCTTGCGCACATGGAGGGCAGCGGCGTGGACGTATCGGTGCTGCAGCCGGTGGCCACAAGCGGCAGGCAGGTGCGGCGCATCAACGACTGGGTGCTGGGTCTGCACGACGCGCGCCTGCGCGCCTTCGGCGCAATGCACCCCGACGCGCCGGATATGGAGCAGGAGCTTGATCGGCTGCACCGCGCGGGCGTGCGGGGCGTCAAGATGCACACCGAGTACCAGCAGGTGCGCCTGGATGACGCGCGCATGGCGCCCATTTACGCGGGGCTGCAGGCACGGGGCATGGCGCTGCTATTGCACGTAGGCTGCGATATCGGCTACGCGGCGCCCTACCACGCCGACGCCGGGGATGTGCGCAAGGTAGCAGAGCAGTACCCGGCGCTCACGTTGATTGCCGCGCACATGGGGCAGTGGCTGCATCCGGAATGCGTGCTGCGCGCACTTGCGGGCAGGGCGAACAACGTCTACATCGATACATCGTTTTCGCTCGGTTACATGAGCGACGCGCTCTTTATCAAACTGGCGCGTACGCACGGGATAGAACGCGTGCTCTTTGGCAGCGACCTGCCTTGGGGAGACGCGGGCAAAGACATCGCGCGCATCGGCGCCATGGCGCTGACGGACGCGGAGAAGCACGCCATCTTTTCCGGCAACGCAAAGCGCCTGCTGGGCGAGGCGTGA
- the cysK gene encoding cysteine synthase A, whose translation MGVLQGQLARIGNTPLVALDRARDALHLSAKLLGKVESANPGGSIKDRAAYYMIKQAVADGLLAPHGTIVEATSGNTGVGLALVAACMDFKLRIYMPDTMSRERIMLLGAMGAEVMLTPGSEGMSGAIARAEHFARQHALWMPSQFDNPANPRAHEETTGPELLRDSGGDIDVLVAGVGTGGTLTGIARAFKKAGCSARIVAVQPADSPVLTGGAAAPHPLQGIGANFIPKNYDASLVDEVIDISGAQAVEMARLLASREGLLCGYSSGAALAAAVQLAMRDAYRQARIAVILPDGGERYLSTTLFAV comes from the coding sequence ATGGGTGTATTACAGGGACAGCTCGCGCGCATCGGCAACACGCCGCTGGTGGCGCTGGATCGGGCGCGCGACGCGCTGCACCTTTCAGCCAAGCTGCTAGGTAAGGTGGAGAGCGCCAACCCCGGCGGCAGCATCAAGGACCGCGCGGCGTATTATATGATCAAGCAGGCGGTGGCAGACGGGCTGCTCGCGCCCCACGGCACCATTGTGGAGGCGACCAGCGGCAACACGGGCGTGGGCCTTGCGCTGGTGGCTGCGTGCATGGATTTTAAACTACGCATCTACATGCCCGATACCATGAGCCGCGAGCGCATCATGCTCTTGGGCGCCATGGGCGCGGAGGTGATGCTCACCCCGGGCAGCGAGGGCATGTCCGGCGCGATCGCGCGGGCCGAGCACTTTGCCCGGCAGCATGCATTGTGGATGCCCAGCCAGTTCGACAACCCCGCAAACCCGCGCGCCCATGAGGAGACGACGGGGCCGGAGCTTCTGCGCGACAGCGGGGGCGACATCGACGTGCTGGTGGCGGGCGTGGGCACGGGCGGCACGCTTACGGGCATTGCGCGCGCCTTCAAAAAAGCGGGATGCAGCGCGCGCATCGTGGCGGTGCAGCCTGCAGACTCCCCGGTGCTTACAGGCGGCGCGGCAGCGCCTCACCCTCTGCAGGGCATCGGCGCAAACTTTATCCCGAAAAACTACGACGCATCGCTTGTCGATGAAGTGATCGACATCTCGGGCGCGCAGGCGGTGGAGATGGCCCGCCTGCTTGCCAGCCGGGAAGGGCTGCTCTGCGGCTATTCCTCCGGCGCGGCGCTGGCCGCCGCCGTACAGCTCGCCATGCGCGATGCGTACCGCCAGGCGCGCATCGCGGTGATTCTGCCCGATGGCGGGGAGCGCTATCTCTCCACCACGCTTTTTGCGGTTTAG
- the glgB gene encoding 1,4-alpha-glucan branching protein GlgB, with protein MANNYGPLIGDIDAYLFFEGTHRYAYRFMGAHPLTDGAWHFALWAPHAQEVSVVGDFNGWDALSNPLARVHENGLWVGTVDNLSPGAYYQYAIQTPAGNRIFKSDPYAFSSAVRPNTASRLVAQEPYLWQDAAWIAQRRTRNHRLSPMSIYEIHLGSWRRGALNEFLNYREIADALVPYLVEMHYTHVELMPVMEHPLDDSWGYQVTGFYAVNSRHGSPDDFRYLVDKLHQAGISVLLDWVPAHFCKDAHGLRHFDGVPTYEYQDAIRGEHPHWGTSVFDYGKAEVVSFLMSAALYWIDAFHVDGLRFDAVSSMLYLDYGRDGGEWLPNKEGGRENFEAIELLRNINDAVHLEFPGCVTIAEESTAWPLVTQPPEAGGLGFDFKWDMGWMNDTLAYMKDDPIYHQYHQDMLTFSMMYAYNENFILPLSHDEVVHGKKTLLDKMPGDYWAKFASLRLLLGYQYAHPGKKLTFMGTEIAPFQEWRFYEGLEWHLLEYDMHAHTQKYMRELNAFYRAHPALWQRDDGWHGFTWLNPNDSEHSVISFIRAADEEELVVVCNFVPVTWEKYRIALPAAGHLFEVFNSDNGFYGGHCHTNAADIPTEEVPLMNQAYSACICAPALGMAIFQYKRDPVKPKRGARTRTGAKSAAAKPAAKRAAPRKSADAATKTAAKAAARKRSAPAKRQPAVKETKDTKSTRQGSVKDHD; from the coding sequence ATGGCTAACAATTACGGTCCCTTGATCGGCGATATCGACGCCTATCTCTTTTTTGAGGGCACCCATCGCTACGCATACAGGTTTATGGGCGCGCACCCGCTGACAGATGGCGCGTGGCATTTCGCGCTCTGGGCGCCGCACGCGCAGGAGGTGAGCGTGGTGGGCGATTTCAACGGCTGGGACGCGCTGAGCAATCCGCTTGCGCGCGTGCATGAAAACGGCCTGTGGGTGGGTACGGTGGACAATCTCTCGCCCGGGGCGTATTACCAGTACGCCATCCAGACGCCTGCGGGCAACCGCATCTTCAAATCCGATCCCTACGCGTTTTCCTCTGCCGTGCGGCCCAACACCGCCTCGCGCCTGGTTGCGCAGGAGCCCTACCTTTGGCAGGACGCGGCCTGGATCGCGCAGCGCAGAACGCGCAACCATCGTCTCAGTCCCATGTCCATTTACGAGATCCATCTAGGTTCGTGGCGGCGCGGCGCGCTCAACGAGTTTTTAAACTACCGCGAGATCGCCGACGCCCTTGTGCCCTACCTTGTGGAGATGCACTATACGCACGTGGAGCTGATGCCGGTGATGGAGCACCCGCTGGACGACTCTTGGGGCTATCAGGTCACAGGCTTTTACGCGGTCAATTCCCGCCACGGCTCGCCCGATGACTTCCGTTACCTGGTCGACAAGCTACACCAGGCGGGCATCAGCGTGCTGCTGGACTGGGTGCCCGCCCACTTCTGCAAGGACGCGCACGGCCTGCGCCATTTTGACGGTGTGCCCACCTACGAGTACCAGGACGCCATCCGCGGCGAGCATCCGCACTGGGGTACCAGCGTCTTTGACTACGGCAAGGCCGAGGTAGTCAGCTTCCTGATGTCCGCAGCCCTCTACTGGATCGACGCATTCCACGTCGACGGGCTGCGCTTTGACGCGGTCTCCAGCATGCTGTATCTGGACTACGGCCGCGACGGCGGCGAGTGGCTGCCCAACAAGGAGGGCGGCCGCGAAAACTTCGAGGCCATCGAGCTGTTGCGCAACATCAACGACGCGGTGCATCTGGAGTTCCCCGGCTGCGTTACCATCGCCGAGGAATCCACCGCCTGGCCACTGGTCACCCAGCCGCCCGAGGCGGGGGGGCTGGGCTTTGACTTCAAGTGGGACATGGGCTGGATGAACGACACCCTGGCCTACATGAAGGACGACCCCATCTACCACCAATACCACCAGGATATGCTGACATTCTCCATGATGTATGCCTACAACGAGAACTTTATCCTGCCGCTGTCCCACGACGAGGTGGTGCACGGCAAAAAGACGTTGCTGGACAAGATGCCGGGCGACTACTGGGCAAAGTTTGCCTCCCTGCGCCTGCTGCTCGGCTATCAGTACGCCCATCCAGGCAAAAAGCTCACCTTTATGGGCACGGAGATCGCGCCATTTCAGGAGTGGCGGTTCTACGAAGGGCTGGAATGGCATCTTTTAGAATATGACATGCATGCCCATACACAAAAGTACATGCGCGAGCTCAACGCCTTCTACAGGGCGCATCCCGCCCTGTGGCAGCGCGACGACGGCTGGCACGGCTTTACGTGGCTCAACCCCAACGACAGCGAGCATTCGGTTATCTCCTTTATCCGCGCGGCCGATGAAGAGGAGCTGGTGGTGGTGTGCAACTTTGTGCCCGTCACCTGGGAGAAGTACCGCATCGCGCTGCCCGCCGCGGGACACCTGTTTGAGGTTTTCAACAGCGACAACGGCTTTTACGGCGGCCACTGCCACACCAACGCGGCGGATATCCCCACCGAGGAAGTGCCGCTGATGAACCAAGCGTATTCCGCCTGCATCTGCGCGCCCGCGCTGGGCATGGCGATCTTCCAGTACAAGCGCGACCCTGTCAAACCCAAACGCGGCGCGCGCACGCGTACGGGCGCCAAATCCGCGGCGGCGAAACCCGCCGCCAAAAGGGCCGCCCCGCGTAAAAGCGCCGACGCCGCAACAAAAACAGCTGCAAAGGCCGCTGCCCGCAAGCGGAGCGCACCAGCAAAACGGCAGCCGGCTGTGAAAGAAACGAAGGATACAAAATCCACGAGGCAAGGGAGTGTAAAAGACCATGACTGA
- a CDS encoding glucose-1-phosphate adenylyltransferase yields the protein MTEKKCIAMLLAGGQGSRLGILTRNMAKPAVPFGGKYRIIDFTLSNCTNSDIDTVGVLTQYQPLELNAYIAGGQPWDLDRNTGGVFILPPYIQGKTGEWYKGTANAIYQNIAFIQQYNPQYVLVLSGDHIYTMDYSRMLDAHIKNNADATIAVIEVPWEDASRFGIMNTNEDGSIYEFDEKPKKPKSNTASMGVYIFSWDVLRSYLIADEANPASKNDFGMNIIPAMLADGKRMFAYPFRGYWKDVGTIESLWQANMDLLASPPLLDMHDRRFRVYARNTGQPPHYVGKSGRVDTSLLTEGSIVHGYVKHSVLFSGVRVAREAEVVDCVVMPGAQIGRGAKIYRAIIGCDVCIGEGAIVGEDYAGLDSGSERPITVVGNGTCIPPKASVAPGAMVCDEDFPSEEVASK from the coding sequence ATGACTGAGAAAAAATGCATCGCCATGTTGCTGGCGGGCGGCCAGGGAAGCCGCCTGGGCATCCTCACACGCAATATGGCAAAGCCCGCTGTGCCCTTTGGCGGAAAGTACCGCATCATCGACTTTACGCTGTCGAACTGCACCAACTCGGACATCGACACCGTGGGCGTGCTGACGCAGTACCAGCCCCTGGAGCTGAACGCCTATATCGCCGGCGGACAGCCGTGGGACCTTGACCGCAACACGGGCGGCGTGTTCATCCTTCCCCCCTACATCCAGGGCAAAACGGGCGAATGGTACAAGGGCACAGCCAACGCCATTTACCAGAACATCGCCTTTATCCAGCAGTACAACCCGCAGTACGTGCTGGTGCTCTCGGGCGACCATATCTATACCATGGACTACAGCCGCATGCTCGACGCGCACATCAAAAACAACGCGGACGCCACCATTGCGGTCATCGAGGTACCCTGGGAAGACGCCAGCCGCTTCGGCATTATGAACACCAACGAGGACGGCTCCATCTACGAGTTCGACGAAAAACCCAAAAAGCCCAAGTCCAACACCGCCTCGATGGGCGTGTACATCTTCTCTTGGGACGTGCTGCGCAGCTACCTGATCGCCGATGAGGCCAACCCTGCCTCCAAAAACGATTTCGGCATGAACATCATTCCGGCCATGCTCGCAGACGGCAAGCGCATGTTCGCCTATCCCTTCCGCGGCTACTGGAAGGACGTGGGCACCATCGAAAGCCTGTGGCAGGCAAACATGGACCTGCTGGCCTCTCCCCCGCTATTGGACATGCACGACCGGCGCTTCCGCGTCTACGCGCGCAACACCGGCCAGCCGCCCCACTACGTGGGCAAGAGCGGGCGGGTGGACACCAGCCTGCTTACCGAGGGCTCCATCGTGCACGGGTACGTCAAACACAGCGTGCTGTTCTCCGGCGTGCGCGTGGCGCGCGAGGCGGAGGTGGTGGACTGTGTGGTCATGCCCGGCGCGCAGATCGGCCGAGGCGCCAAGATATACCGCGCCATCATCGGCTGCGACGTGTGCATCGGCGAAGGCGCCATCGTGGGCGAGGACTACGCCGGCCTGGATTCCGGCAGTGAGCGCCCCATCACTGTGGTGGGCAACGGCACGTGCATCCCCCCCAAGGCCTCGGTTGCGCCGGGCGCCATGGTCTGCGATGAAGATTTTCCGAGCGAGGAGGTGGCTTCCAAATGA